The nucleotide sequence tctcacacaggatccttgttgtcgtcgtctgttcctttcatctagggaggtggacgctgctgacagggagttgatattgatgacgctgaggtccataggatcagacttggtgtgagagccagattggtgtgattgagagtgggaaacattggtggaatttgagctgaaagaatgacttcccaattgttgaaccacacgaaggaaatcagtgtatgattttggaagattcaactgctggttgagacgtcctcggagagtaggattgaggcctttcctgaacgctgaaatcttggtgacatcaggccaatctttgccctttgcctcataaagaatcctctcaaacttggcgatgtaggctgccacagattcaccactatcctgctttaggactagtagataatcttcagcttcttgaaccttgttggggttgtcataaaccagagatagttgatcaaggatggtgttgtaatcccaggtgttggtgtcttctgcataagataactggggaagaactagagcttggactttgctttccagattcagatagacatagtagaactgagccactgcatcaccaatagctggagcatcaatcctaagcttagccttcat is from Aspergillus chevalieri M1 DNA, chromosome 8, nearly complete sequence and encodes:
- a CDS encoding uncharacterized protein (COG:S;~EggNog:ENOG410PTJJ;~InterPro:IPR032567,IPR005162,IPR036875;~PFAM:PF03732;~go_function: GO:0003676 - nucleic acid binding [Evidence IEA];~go_function: GO:0008270 - zinc ion binding [Evidence IEA]), translated to MDPFQELRNEFSSTIRALQNEIESVKNEPKPLQRPKPCLPDPEKFNGQSLKFDTWLASMKAKLRIDAPAIGDAVAQFYYVYLNLESKVQALVLPQLSYAEDTNTWDYNTILDQLSLVYDNPNKVQEAEDYLLVLKQDSGESVAAYIAKFERILYEAKGKDWPDVTKISAFRKGLNPTLRGRLNQQLNLPKSYTDFLRVVQQLGSHSFSSNSTNVSHSQSHQSGSHTKSDPMDLSVININSLSAASTSLDERNRRRQQGSCVRCGSADHWVKDCSMKAHKESNKIWNQQMIARLEANRLDDLNDLDD